Part of the Bradyrhizobium sp. SZCCHNS1050 genome, CCTTGCCGCCGAACTTGTCGGCCCATTCCTTCGCCTTGGCCGCGGTACGGTTGTAGACCGTGACCTCGTGACCGCCCTTCTTCACGAGATGTCCTGCCATGGGGAAACCCATGACGCCGAGACCGATGAAAGCGACTTTAGCCATATGAGCTACCTTGACCTTGGGGTTCTGCCGACAGCCTTGAGAGGGCCGGGCTGTTCTTGAAAGGAACACATCAGCATCCGGCGCGGGTCGCGGCGGTGCTGGACGCCGCACCATAACGGCTTGAGAGGCGGGGGCAACGGCTTCGTGACGGATGCGAAAGCGGCGCCGCGTGCTAAAGAGGCATCATCATGACGGCTTGCAAAGCCGTCATCGCGCAACGAAATCCAGTCAACCAACGAACCAGCCAGGGGAGTGTCTCGCATGGGCGTCAGCGTCGGCGTGCTCGATCATTTCAACATCCGGACCCGCAACCTCGCCGAGACGGTCCGCTTCTATGAAGACGTGCTCGGGCTGGAGAACGGCGCCCGGCCGAACTTCGCCTTTCCTGGCGCCTGGATGTACAGCGAGGGCCGCCCGGTGGTGCACCTGGTCGACATCTCGCCGACCTCAGAGGCACAGAAGCCGGACTCCGGCGTCGTCCACCACGTCGCCTTCGTCAGCCGCGGCTTCGCCGGCATGAAGGCGCGGCTCGCCGCCAAGGGCATGCCGTTCGAGGCGCGGCAGGTGCCGGGCGGGGAGCTGTGGCAGATCTTCGTGCGCGACCCCAACGGCGTGATGATCGAGCTCAATTACGAGGCAGCGAAGGAGCGGGCCGAGGATGCGCCGGTCGAGACCGCCTCCGACATCGGAACCATGGTGGCGTTTTGAGCCGGTCGGCCTTATGAAGCAGCGCAACGCAGGGCCGGAGCGGTACCGTCGCAGACGACGGAAGATCATGTCCGGCCAACGGGATAGGGCGCGACGATGTGGCGCGTTCTGAACTTCTTCAGGAGACGCGCCGTGAGCGTGACGCAGCAGCAGGTTATCGAGGCACTCAAGCGGGTCCGCTCGCCACGTGGCGTGGCGCTGCCGGACGCCGGCGTGCTGTCGCCGATCACGGCCAATGACGGCAAGGTGTTCTTCTCGATCAATGTCGAGGCCAGCGAGGCCCGCGCCTGGGAAGACACCCGCGCGAAAGCCGAAGCCGCCGTGCGCGCCATACCCGGCGTGACCATGGCGATGATCGCGCTGACCGCGGAGCGCAAGGCGGGCGCTGCCGCCCCGCCGCCGCGACAGGGCGGCGTGCAGCCGGTCGCGGCGCATCGTCCGCATCAGCACCAGCATCCGGCGGACTCGCCGATGTCCCGGCAGGCCGCGATCCCGGGTATCGCGGCCGTCATCGCGGTGGCCTCGGGCAAGGGCGGTGTCGGCAAGTCGACCACCGCGATCAATCTCGCGCTGGGCTTGCGCGATCTCGGCCTCAAGGTCGGGCTGCTCGACGCCGACATCTACGGCCCGTCGGTGCCGCGGCTGACCGGGCTGCAGGAAAAGCCCAAGCTCACCGACGACAAGAAGATGATTCCGCTGTCGCGGTTCGGCCTGTCGATCATGTCCATCGGCTTTCTCGTCGACGAGGACAGCCCGATGATCTGGCGCGGCCCGATGGTGATGTCGGCGATCAACCAGATGCTGCGCGACGTCGCGTGGGGCACGCTCGACGTGCTCGTCGTCGACATGCCGCCGGGCACCGGCGACGCCCAGCTGACCCTGGCGCAGAACGTGCCGCTGAAGGGCGCCGTGATCGTGTCGACGCCGCAGGACCTGTCGCTGATCGACGCCCGCCGCGGGCTTGCGATGTTCCGCAAGGTCAACGTGCCCGTGCTCGGCATCATCGAGAACATGAGCTACTTCCAGTGCCCGCAATGCGGCACCCGCTCCGACATCTTCGGCCATGGCGGCGCGCGCCACGAGGCCGAGCGGCTCGGCGTGCCGTTCCTTGGTGAAATCCCGCTGCACATGGACATCCGCTCGACGTCGGACGCCGGCAACCCGGTGGTCGAGAGCGAGCCGAAGGGTCCGCATGCCGCGATCTACCGGGCCATCGCCGCGTCGGTGCGGGATCAGCTCAAGGACGCGATCGCCGCTGCTTGATGCACTGCAGCGAAGCGTGTGCGACTATTGGACCGTTTGTCATTCCAACGTCGCGTTTTCGCTTAACCGGTTCCGTGCTAAAGCCCGGCCCGGATCGCCTTCGACCGTGTGCGGCCAATCGCATCGGCGGATAAATGATTTTTCAACGGGAAAACGCCCCCAACAAGGAGATGCCTTAATATGAAGCGTCGTGATTTTCTGAAGGTCTCGGCCGCCGGTGC contains:
- a CDS encoding VOC family protein, whose amino-acid sequence is MGVSVGVLDHFNIRTRNLAETVRFYEDVLGLENGARPNFAFPGAWMYSEGRPVVHLVDISPTSEAQKPDSGVVHHVAFVSRGFAGMKARLAAKGMPFEARQVPGGELWQIFVRDPNGVMIELNYEAAKERAEDAPVETASDIGTMVAF
- a CDS encoding Mrp/NBP35 family ATP-binding protein; translation: MSVTQQQVIEALKRVRSPRGVALPDAGVLSPITANDGKVFFSINVEASEARAWEDTRAKAEAAVRAIPGVTMAMIALTAERKAGAAAPPPRQGGVQPVAAHRPHQHQHPADSPMSRQAAIPGIAAVIAVASGKGGVGKSTTAINLALGLRDLGLKVGLLDADIYGPSVPRLTGLQEKPKLTDDKKMIPLSRFGLSIMSIGFLVDEDSPMIWRGPMVMSAINQMLRDVAWGTLDVLVVDMPPGTGDAQLTLAQNVPLKGAVIVSTPQDLSLIDARRGLAMFRKVNVPVLGIIENMSYFQCPQCGTRSDIFGHGGARHEAERLGVPFLGEIPLHMDIRSTSDAGNPVVESEPKGPHAAIYRAIAASVRDQLKDAIAAA